A single region of the Malus sylvestris chromosome 8, drMalSylv7.2, whole genome shotgun sequence genome encodes:
- the LOC126633159 gene encoding uncharacterized protein LOC126633159 isoform X2, with product MEVEVEVSGTKPSADAKLRRVDSQHKDQLRVKRKTLQAVLEQCQRALESLGTTGGADEEDDGDDDEDEDDNSSRGAAVDDDRRQGRGSTSSLADCEADELCNLLKSRVECPDFLQKLQSAQASVPQNIPEEGNSWDLVSENDLWEDEDSKFGEEDYVLVRQEDIVEGIACFMAAYLLSLKQTKELTPNQLQEALSKTFSVKKKKGKLRKAWDGSKVIYNVASWGATAIGIYQNPVIIRVATKAFWTSCQVLSKFL from the exons ATGGAGGTCGAGGTCGAGGTCTCCGGCACGAAGCCGTCGGCCGACGCGAAATTGAGGAGAGTGGATTCGCAGCACAAGGATCAGCTCCGCGTGAAGAGGAAGACTCTGCAGGCGGTGCTCGAGCAGTGCCAGAGAGCGCTCGAGTCGCTCGGTACAACTGGGGGTGCTGACGAGGAGGACGATGGGGATGATGACGAAGATGAAGACGATAACAGTTCTCGTGGTGCCGCCGTTGACGACGACCGCCGACAGGGAAGGGGATCGACGAGTTCGCTGGCTGACTGCGAAGCCGACGAG TTATGCAACCTTCTTAAATCTAGAGTTGAATGCCCTGACTTCCTTCAAAAGCTTCAAAGTGCACAAGCATCAGTTCCGCAAAATATACCTG AAGAAGGTAATTCGTGGGATCTGGTTAGTGAGAATGATCTATGGGAAGATGAGGATAGCAAATTTGGTGAAGAAGACTACGTTCTTGTTAGGCAAGAAGATATAGTAGAGGGTATTGCATGCTTTATGGCTGCATACCTGTTGTCCCTTAAACAGACTAAG GAATTGACCCCTAATCAACTTCAGGAAG CCCTTAGCAAAACATTCTCagtgaaaaagaagaagggaaaGCTTCGTAAAGCGTGGGACGGAAGTAAAGTTATTTATAACGTAGCATCGTGGGGGGCAACTGCAATTGG GATATACCAAAACCCTGTAATCATAAGGGTTGCCACAAAAGCCTTCTGGACATCTTGCCAAGTTCTATCAAAGTTTCTCTAA
- the LOC126633159 gene encoding uncharacterized protein LOC126633159 isoform X1, with protein sequence MEVEVEVSGTKPSADAKLRRVDSQHKDQLRVKRKTLQAVLEQCQRALESLGTTGGADEEDDGDDDEDEDDNSSRGAAVDDDRRQGRGSTSSLADCEADELCNLLKSRVECPDFLQKLQSAQASVPQNIPAEEGNSWDLVSENDLWEDEDSKFGEEDYVLVRQEDIVEGIACFMAAYLLSLKQTKELTPNQLQEALSKTFSVKKKKGKLRKAWDGSKVIYNVASWGATAIGIYQNPVIIRVATKAFWTSCQVLSKFL encoded by the exons ATGGAGGTCGAGGTCGAGGTCTCCGGCACGAAGCCGTCGGCCGACGCGAAATTGAGGAGAGTGGATTCGCAGCACAAGGATCAGCTCCGCGTGAAGAGGAAGACTCTGCAGGCGGTGCTCGAGCAGTGCCAGAGAGCGCTCGAGTCGCTCGGTACAACTGGGGGTGCTGACGAGGAGGACGATGGGGATGATGACGAAGATGAAGACGATAACAGTTCTCGTGGTGCCGCCGTTGACGACGACCGCCGACAGGGAAGGGGATCGACGAGTTCGCTGGCTGACTGCGAAGCCGACGAG TTATGCAACCTTCTTAAATCTAGAGTTGAATGCCCTGACTTCCTTCAAAAGCTTCAAAGTGCACAAGCATCAGTTCCGCAAAATATACCTG CAGAAGAAGGTAATTCGTGGGATCTGGTTAGTGAGAATGATCTATGGGAAGATGAGGATAGCAAATTTGGTGAAGAAGACTACGTTCTTGTTAGGCAAGAAGATATAGTAGAGGGTATTGCATGCTTTATGGCTGCATACCTGTTGTCCCTTAAACAGACTAAG GAATTGACCCCTAATCAACTTCAGGAAG CCCTTAGCAAAACATTCTCagtgaaaaagaagaagggaaaGCTTCGTAAAGCGTGGGACGGAAGTAAAGTTATTTATAACGTAGCATCGTGGGGGGCAACTGCAATTGG GATATACCAAAACCCTGTAATCATAAGGGTTGCCACAAAAGCCTTCTGGACATCTTGCCAAGTTCTATCAAAGTTTCTCTAA